From one Mycolicibacterium sp. HK-90 genomic stretch:
- a CDS encoding TnsA-like heteromeric transposase endonuclease subunit → MLTSALSAGPVVAGVVDLEFDTREGRLRRSLERCAAVRFELDCAPVRNFPSFRGQRNFPGLWWFATTGTHVGHESWVERDQLMALDADPDVVGVLSQPFWFHWPDGSRHAPDYFVRHRDGSAVVVDVREDERISVGDQKVFDRSAAACAMVGWDYRRVGALNPVLRANLRWLSGYRHPRVLRVGLAEQLTEVFTRARPLMAGVRAVGTPLVVLPVLFHLLWQGCLAADLRDAPLGDDTLIGLGAGW, encoded by the coding sequence GTGCTGACATCGGCGTTGTCGGCAGGGCCGGTTGTAGCGGGTGTTGTGGACTTGGAGTTCGACACACGCGAGGGACGTTTGCGCCGTTCACTTGAGCGATGCGCTGCTGTCCGGTTTGAACTGGACTGCGCACCGGTGCGCAATTTCCCGTCTTTTCGCGGTCAACGGAACTTTCCTGGTCTGTGGTGGTTTGCCACCACGGGTACGCACGTCGGTCACGAGTCGTGGGTGGAACGTGATCAGCTGATGGCGCTGGATGCCGATCCAGATGTGGTTGGCGTGCTGTCGCAACCGTTTTGGTTCCACTGGCCCGACGGATCTCGACACGCGCCGGATTACTTCGTGCGTCATCGAGATGGCTCTGCCGTGGTGGTTGATGTTCGTGAGGACGAGCGAATCTCGGTGGGCGATCAGAAGGTGTTCGATCGGTCTGCGGCGGCCTGCGCGATGGTGGGCTGGGATTATCGCCGGGTCGGCGCACTCAATCCGGTGCTGCGGGCCAACCTGCGGTGGTTGTCGGGTTATCGACACCCACGAGTCCTGCGGGTGGGCCTGGCTGAACAGCTCACTGAGGTGTTCACCCGAGCCCGTCCCTTGATGGCTGGAGTACGGGCCGTCGGCACTCCCCTGGTGGTGCTGCCGGTGCTGTTTCATCTCCTTTGGCAAGGGTGCCTGGCAGCCGATTTGCGTGATGCGCCGCTTGGCGATGACACGCTGATCGGGCTCGGGGCTGGGTGGTGA
- a CDS encoding DUF5994 family protein: MTPQQTRRNDQNTIVPARTPRLRLKPKAPQSGYVDGAWWPHSDDLSAELPDLLAVLSVRLGRIDRVLYHLNAWADAPRKLATGGRAVRLDGYRLQPINTIEVLGLDGDRLTLLVIPPHTNANDAHRTMMTAAQPHNAATVDGLLTISQRDRDTRNQASTAQERWESEGGTTASLRLAQLPG, translated from the coding sequence ATGACGCCACAGCAGACACGCAGAAACGATCAGAACACCATCGTGCCGGCGCGCACGCCGCGCCTACGGTTAAAACCCAAAGCACCCCAAAGCGGCTATGTCGATGGCGCCTGGTGGCCCCACAGCGATGACCTCAGCGCAGAGCTGCCAGACCTGTTGGCAGTGCTCTCGGTGCGCCTGGGCCGCATCGACCGAGTGCTATACCACCTGAACGCCTGGGCGGACGCGCCACGAAAGCTCGCCACCGGAGGACGGGCGGTACGCCTAGACGGCTACCGGCTTCAGCCGATCAACACCATCGAAGTTCTCGGGCTCGACGGTGACCGACTCACGCTCCTGGTGATTCCGCCCCACACCAATGCCAACGACGCCCACCGCACCATGATGACCGCGGCACAACCTCACAACGCCGCGACCGTCGACGGATTGCTCACGATCAGCCAGCGAGACCGGGACACACGCAACCAGGCCTCCACTGCTCAAGAACGCTGGGAATCAGAAGGCGGAACTACGGCTTCCCTACGGCTAGCGCAGCTCCCCGGCTGA
- a CDS encoding DUF5994 family protein, producing the protein MTLQAAENSQRMQIPSRTPRLRLKPKAPRIGFVDGAWWPRGNDLSAELPDLLAVLSVRLGHVERVLYRLSDWQSAPRKLDAGGGPVRLDGDERQPISTVSLLGPGFRRLDLLVVAVHTDASDAHATMMRAAHPSDETSVDQLLGIEPRVRITLDRASIAQQRWESEIPKSRSAQPNT; encoded by the coding sequence ATGACGCTACAAGCGGCCGAGAATTCGCAACGGATGCAAATTCCGTCCCGTACTCCGAGATTGCGGTTGAAACCGAAGGCGCCACGTATCGGCTTTGTCGATGGGGCGTGGTGGCCTCGCGGTAACGACCTAAGTGCTGAACTTCCTGACCTTCTAGCGGTGTTGTCCGTCAGGTTGGGGCATGTCGAACGGGTACTGTACCGATTGTCTGACTGGCAGTCAGCGCCGCGAAAACTCGACGCTGGTGGCGGTCCGGTCAGGTTGGATGGAGATGAGCGCCAACCGATCTCAACCGTCAGCCTGCTAGGACCGGGATTCCGTCGACTCGATCTGCTGGTCGTGGCTGTGCACACGGACGCCTCCGACGCGCACGCGACGATGATGCGGGCCGCACATCCCAGCGACGAGACCAGTGTGGACCAGCTTCTCGGCATCGAGCCGCGCGTTCGAATCACCTTGGACCGAGCCAGCATTGCCCAGCAGCGCTGGGAATCTGAGATACCGAAATCACGCAGTGCACAACCGAATACCTAA
- a CDS encoding Mu transposase C-terminal domain-containing protein, translating to MVPVSQLLVDPALELVSGSRPPLCSEEMLAGIPEAAVELARWWERHIVEILTGRPPGAAPGSRPRQEYDTARRSLRQRELAKLDELRAAGHEVSRNALQRRRYAYERDGLLGVVDGRHNRRRHVFGRVDERVVAAVRDAIEGETNLSTGTVQRLQRQVAKSLAAAYGPEDAPAMPSQPTFYRLVKRLAEGRHTFGSARTRRSLSKQPDGPFGSVTVVRPGEMVEIDSTPLDVLVVLDDGLVDRVELTGMVDNATRSIPAAVLRPTTKAVDASLLLARALTPEPMRPGWADALRMSRSVLPHRSLTSVDQRLADAAARPVIAPETVVCDHGKAYLSQTFRQACCTLGINLQPAHPDCPTDKPKVERTLQSVSTLFAQYVAGYVGSSVERRGKNAEDDAVWSMIELQALLDEWIIAVWQNRPHDGLRDPVTPGKALTPNEKYAALVEVAGYVPVPLGADDYVELLPVAWRTINSYGIRINHRTYDAKALNPYRRQHSGVDAHNGQWEVHYDPYDVSRIWIRNHHDDGWLGATWTHLRSAPVPFGEMLWRHARTVANRTGIQKAQEAEIAAVAEDLMDRAAAGPQGRTKAERRVTGRTSAASAGRGWPGVPGPPAEHGASPSDQTADDANGEDVVAEVIPLPVFDARKEAQSWRL from the coding sequence GTGGTGCCGGTGTCGCAGTTGTTGGTTGACCCTGCGTTGGAGTTGGTGTCAGGGTCGCGGCCACCGTTGTGTTCTGAGGAGATGTTGGCGGGAATTCCGGAAGCAGCGGTTGAGCTGGCGCGCTGGTGGGAGCGACATATCGTCGAGATCCTGACCGGCCGGCCGCCCGGGGCCGCTCCGGGTTCTCGACCCCGCCAGGAATATGACACGGCGAGACGATCTCTGCGCCAACGGGAGTTGGCCAAGCTGGACGAGTTGCGTGCTGCTGGCCATGAGGTGAGCCGGAATGCATTGCAGCGTCGTCGTTACGCCTATGAGCGGGATGGGCTGTTGGGCGTCGTGGATGGGCGACACAATCGTCGCCGGCACGTGTTCGGCCGGGTGGACGAGCGTGTGGTCGCCGCGGTGCGTGACGCAATCGAGGGCGAGACCAACCTGTCGACGGGGACAGTGCAGCGCTTGCAGCGGCAAGTTGCCAAGTCGTTGGCGGCGGCGTATGGACCCGAGGATGCACCGGCGATGCCGTCTCAGCCGACGTTCTACCGGCTGGTGAAGAGGCTCGCCGAGGGCCGGCATACGTTCGGGTCGGCGCGTACGCGGCGGTCGTTGTCCAAGCAGCCGGATGGCCCGTTCGGGTCGGTCACCGTGGTGCGGCCCGGGGAGATGGTGGAGATCGATTCGACGCCGTTGGATGTGCTGGTGGTTCTGGATGATGGTCTGGTGGACCGGGTCGAGTTGACCGGGATGGTCGACAACGCGACGCGTTCGATTCCGGCGGCGGTGTTGCGGCCGACGACCAAGGCGGTGGATGCGTCGTTGTTGCTAGCGCGGGCGTTGACGCCGGAGCCAATGCGTCCGGGATGGGCGGATGCGCTGCGGATGTCGCGGTCGGTGTTGCCGCACCGCAGTTTGACCAGTGTTGATCAGCGCCTGGCCGATGCCGCGGCGCGGCCGGTAATCGCTCCGGAGACGGTCGTGTGTGACCACGGAAAAGCGTATCTGTCACAAACGTTTCGGCAGGCGTGCTGCACTCTCGGGATCAATCTGCAACCGGCTCATCCTGACTGCCCGACCGACAAACCGAAGGTAGAACGGACGCTGCAGTCTGTGAGCACCCTGTTCGCGCAGTATGTTGCCGGGTATGTGGGGTCGTCGGTGGAACGGCGCGGGAAGAACGCCGAGGACGATGCGGTGTGGTCGATGATCGAACTTCAGGCGCTGTTGGACGAGTGGATCATCGCGGTGTGGCAGAACCGGCCTCACGACGGTCTGCGGGATCCGGTGACTCCAGGGAAAGCGTTGACCCCCAACGAGAAATACGCTGCGCTGGTCGAAGTCGCCGGCTATGTGCCGGTCCCGCTGGGCGCCGACGATTACGTTGAGCTACTGCCGGTGGCGTGGCGGACCATCAACAGTTACGGGATCCGGATCAATCATCGTACTTATGACGCCAAGGCGCTCAACCCTTACCGCCGCCAGCATTCCGGGGTCGATGCCCACAACGGACAGTGGGAGGTCCATTACGACCCCTATGACGTGTCGAGAATCTGGATACGCAATCACCACGACGATGGCTGGCTGGGCGCGACGTGGACGCACCTGCGCAGCGCCCCGGTGCCGTTCGGCGAGATGCTGTGGCGTCACGCGCGCACGGTGGCTAACCGCACAGGCATCCAGAAGGCGCAGGAAGCCGAGATTGCAGCCGTTGCCGAGGATCTGATGGACCGAGCCGCCGCGGGCCCCCAGGGCCGAACGAAAGCGGAGCGACGGGTGACTGGGCGGACAAGTGCTGCTAGCGCCGGTCGCGGCTGGCCCGGCGTGCCGGGGCCGCCGGCCGAGCACGGTGCGTCGCCGAGCGATCAAACAGCCGACGACGCAAACGGTGAAGACGTTGTGGCCGAGGTGATTCCTCTGCCGGTGTTCGATGCACGCAAGGAGGCCCAATCGTGGCGACTGTGA
- a CDS encoding ATP-binding protein, with amino-acid sequence MATVTEPQTVAVNQLEDRRQPTTTLEGWRRFIEADAPEFELLDDLTWSQLDDDARTRYNEARVAHHSELVVVTTSAIESITNQGRLLTLLNQREIGARRGLIISGAAATGKTTAIKQLGRFHELRTRARFPGDDNRIPVVYVTAPPKGSPRKLAMEFARFLGLPMLNPRMNVTDISDAVCQVLIDARTDIVVVDEIHNLNLDTRAGEELSDHLKYFTEHLPATFVYAGIDVERSGLFTGTRGRQLAGRCGVIHTSAFPDAKEWRQLVAAMEGTLRLHSHPPGSLVAEARYLHRRTGGMIGSLAHLIRAAAIQAMLDGTEQVSRALMDTVLIDYAAHTAAARTAS; translated from the coding sequence GTGGCGACTGTGACCGAGCCGCAAACAGTGGCCGTGAACCAGTTGGAGGATCGCCGCCAGCCCACCACCACGTTGGAGGGCTGGCGGCGTTTCATTGAGGCCGATGCACCCGAGTTCGAACTGCTCGACGATCTGACGTGGTCGCAGTTAGACGACGATGCTCGGACCCGTTACAACGAGGCCCGCGTAGCGCATCACTCGGAGTTGGTGGTGGTCACGACATCGGCGATCGAATCGATCACCAACCAAGGCCGACTGCTGACCCTGCTCAATCAGCGCGAGATTGGCGCGCGACGTGGCCTGATCATCTCCGGCGCCGCTGCGACCGGCAAGACCACCGCGATCAAACAACTGGGCAGATTTCACGAACTGCGTACCAGGGCACGGTTCCCCGGCGACGACAACCGCATACCGGTGGTGTATGTGACCGCACCGCCGAAAGGTTCACCACGCAAGCTCGCGATGGAATTCGCCCGGTTTCTGGGCTTACCCATGCTAAACCCGCGGATGAACGTCACCGATATCTCCGACGCGGTGTGCCAAGTGCTCATCGACGCCAGGACCGACATCGTGGTGGTCGACGAGATCCACAACCTCAACCTGGATACCCGCGCCGGGGAAGAACTGTCTGATCACCTCAAATACTTCACCGAACACCTGCCTGCGACGTTTGTGTATGCCGGGATCGACGTGGAGCGTTCCGGGCTGTTCACCGGCACCCGCGGACGCCAGCTTGCCGGGCGCTGTGGTGTTATCCACACCAGTGCGTTCCCGGATGCTAAAGAATGGCGTCAGCTCGTGGCAGCGATGGAGGGCACCTTGCGGCTGCACTCCCACCCACCGGGATCCCTTGTTGCCGAGGCGCGATACCTGCACCGCCGCACCGGCGGCATGATCGGCAGCCTTGCCCATCTGATCCGCGCCGCAGCTATCCAGGCCATGCTGGATGGCACCGAACAGGTCTCGCGAGCGCTGATGGACACCGTGCTGATCGACTATGCCGCTCACACCGCAGCCGCCCGCACCGCCAGCTGA
- a CDS encoding TniQ family protein → MWPVQTETVHSYTMRLAHANHLPLKVLHTYLSGTAVSNQPRPEWLAAASGYPLDLLEIRLKGLTRGHGFAEQLRRSRPGCRLCMARRGIYEPVYCWLPEHRTVCFRHRRWIGAPAHRWGDQRPLEHRPAVLTAARRHARMAYQHKDFAPFAMRDARRILNCWWREGCTVTPVLSLREITVEEYLDAYSDHVALAVILADYRPHIATTHPHSGQLLDALHRRIETDFPDRCGSTGALDQWICDQRLAMHRPAGPITRLLGPHRGS, encoded by the coding sequence GTGTGGCCGGTGCAGACCGAAACGGTGCATTCCTACACGATGCGACTGGCCCACGCCAACCACCTGCCCCTGAAGGTGCTGCACACCTATCTGTCGGGCACAGCGGTCAGCAACCAGCCGCGGCCCGAATGGCTCGCAGCTGCCAGCGGTTACCCTCTTGATCTGCTGGAAATTCGGCTCAAAGGCCTCACCCGAGGCCATGGTTTCGCCGAACAACTGCGCAGGTCACGACCCGGGTGCCGACTGTGTATGGCGCGCCGCGGAATCTATGAACCGGTCTACTGCTGGCTGCCCGAACACCGCACGGTGTGTTTCCGTCATCGCCGATGGATCGGCGCACCAGCACACCGGTGGGGCGATCAACGACCGCTCGAACATCGTCCGGCAGTGCTCACAGCAGCACGCAGGCATGCGCGAATGGCCTACCAGCACAAGGATTTCGCTCCGTTCGCTATGCGTGATGCGCGCCGAATCCTGAATTGCTGGTGGCGTGAAGGCTGCACCGTCACACCCGTGCTGTCGCTTCGAGAAATCACGGTGGAGGAATACCTCGACGCCTACAGCGATCACGTCGCCTTGGCGGTCATCCTTGCCGACTATCGGCCCCACATTGCCACGACCCATCCTCACAGCGGCCAACTCCTTGACGCGCTTCACCGACGGATCGAGACCGATTTCCCCGATCGCTGCGGGAGCACCGGCGCCCTCGACCAATGGATATGCGACCAACGCCTGGCAATGCACCGACCCGCCGGGCCGATCACCAGATTGCTCGGACCACACCGCGGCTCCTGA